In the Microplitis mediator isolate UGA2020A chromosome 5, iyMicMedi2.1, whole genome shotgun sequence genome, TCTAGTACACTCTGGAGGTTGTCATTCATATGATTAGATTGCAGGTATGGCTTCAATGCCTTCAAAACCGCGTGAATCGTATACGCGAGTACGTGAATCTGGAAACCTTTTGTCAAAAGAGAGTTCATTTCTTTCAGTAAATAATGCAAGTAATCAGGTCCCaatgttatcattattttttcaagtatttctCGGGTCGAACGTCTCACTGAATCCGAGCGCGATTTCAAAAACgtacaaattttcatgaaaataccCGAAAGATTTTTATTGAGAATTATTCCCGGTAATTTctgtaataattttacaagAGCGAGAGCTATTGGCACCCGCATTAATTCTTCGTCTTCTTTTTCAAAGCCGTTGCGCTTTCTGTTGACTTTGTGGCTCATTTCGTGTTGAGTTCTCGAGAGTATTGACCGGTGTAACTGTGGTAAAAGTGTATTGTTTATATCGAAAACTAATTTTCTAGCAGCTGATTGGGAAAGCATCGTCTGTTTATCCATAACACAGTCAACAGTTTCAATGATTTCttctttattttcttctttagCCAGTTCACTATCCAATAGTTCCTCTGCCTCTGCCTCTGCCTCGTcattttctaatttattttcttctttactGTCTTCAGTATcgactttttcaatttcttttaatGGAGGATCGATTACTTTTTCGTTACTATCCTCACTATTTTTATCAGCATCCTTTAGTTTAGACAAATCGTAATGAAAAGAATCTAAAATGGCAATAATTATCCTGATAACCTGCCTCTGAAATTCGTTAGCATGATgaattttatctaaataatatttcaatatcACTGAGTACTGATGCCAGGGTAATAATCTGCAGACAGTACCGACAGTTTCTATAGCAGCGTCAACGATACTGTTTTTAcccataaatttttcattacaaaGATAAGAAGATGCCAGTGGGAAAATAAATTGCGTTAATGTTTTGATGCTTGGAACTTTGGTTATTGATTTTGATACagtacaaaatttcaatagaGCTCGCGCTCTTCTGTGTAACTGAAGATGCTGGAGATTTTCGAAGAAATCAACTTCTGGGTCGTTTTTGTCTGTAAGTAAATTGAGATCACGAAAGACTGGATGTGCATCTGAACAATTCATGGACAAAATACCGAGGAATGAAATTGACTGAAGTTTTACTGTATCATTATTACTTCTGATCCCGGTTCTGATCAAACTGAGAATCGTTTCTTCAATCAAATAAATCCTGTCTTCATTATTGGACTTGTAcatggtaattaattttattcccaAGTCATTTAAACACCGGCCTGATGTGTCTCTTAGTGACAAATCTGTTTCGTGCTTCAAAAAATAGTAGCAGTTGTACAGAAGAGCGATTCCGAATTCCAGTGTCAGAGTTTTTGATACTTCAGTATCATCGCTAGAAATAAATGAGTTTATTTGTTGGAACGCATCGAGTCTCTTTTCAAAATCTGCTTGTTCGACCCACCGCTGGTCCATCGCATTCAAAGATATCAAAAGTTTTACATTTCGTAGTAAAATATCTTTGGAAACGGTTTCAGTGTTCGTGGAATTCGAAGCTATCGTTTGGAATAACTCGAGCAAACTTTTTCTGAGAGGGAGAGACGAAATGTGAAATAGCAGAGGCAAAAGAGATCTTGTGTGTTCCTCAGGCTTGTGGACATTTTTCAGTAGATTAATTATTGTGGTCAAAAGTTCTTCTATTATTATATCAGATTCTCCTCTGGATGCGCGTCTGACCAAAATTGGAATCAGTAATGAAATCAAAGCGCTCGAGGTCTCGGGGTTGAGATTCAACTCGGAAATTCTTGACAGTATCGAAGCCTCGATTTTCTTCACGCCCATTTTGGATTTCAGCAGTTTCCGTTTCATGAATTGCAAAATATCTGGAACGTGGGGCAAAAGTATCGCGGATCCGTAGTTGAGAAATTTTTCAGGCAAAACAGCTTCTGGGTTtacttgtaaaatatttttcggctGAAGAGGAACACAAGGCATTTTTTCAGACTCATCAGTCTCCATTTTTTCGTAATCTTGCAGCGTTAAaagataatttatcatttcgaGAATTGTATTTGTTACAGAGTAATGAGTTTTTTCTCCCAGGAgaagttttatgataaaaggCAGacatgttatatttttatcctcATCTTTATGTTTTATAAGAAGACAGTAATACCTTGAATTGTTGCACCAAGCTGAAAAAAGTTTCAGAAGAACTGTTGGACTGTGAATACCTTCAGTTGGAAACTTTTCTAGCCAAGGAAAAACTGCAACATCAAACAAAGCGTCTAGTTCTGATTGAGACCAGtcgtaattttcaaaatgttcaaaaaatcTTGCGAGAATTCCAATGCAAGTGTTCCTAAGTTCTTTTATGATCGATAAAAATCCCGAAAGAACGTTTTCCGAGCGGTCTAGAATACCTTTTATTTGTGCAAGTGCGCAAAGAAGAATTGCGAGAAGTCTGGGGAGTAAATTTTTCGACATTTTGGCTCCAAACTCTTCGATCATAattgacaataaattaatgGCGCTCCTCAAACGTTTCGGCGGAATGATATTGGACAGatccaaatttttcgaaatgtTTGTCGTCAAATTTCTTATGTCCGTAAACTGATTGTCAgcaaagaaatttatttgataccTTTCAAAAGGTTTACAAGCCATTTCTGCGAACAGCATCATCTCTTCTTCTTTGACTCCCATCAAAAATCgtactattatttttcttctcgCCGAACCACCTGCAGCTCCAGCGGCTCTTCCGGTTCCACGAGTCACCATTTTAGCGTAAATAATTCTCATAAGTATCGGCATCAGAACTTTGCGCTCCTCTGGCTTTATTGTTTCGCTCGTTTCTTCATCatcgattattttaaaacgcGCCAGTTCATTCCGTATATTTTTCTCGTCGATCAAACCGTAGATGTGACTCTTGTAAGGAATTAATTCACTCAATTTGTAAGTAAAAATGCAGTCCAGAATTGCTTTCTGCAGCtccatattttttgataacaaCAAATCCATGTAAATGCGATACATTTCTTGTTCTCTGTACAAATATTTTGGGTTGtgcatttttgaaaataatttcaattgagccaacagtaatttaaagtttgacgtttttccaatttttatcacttttattttctgtACTGACTTGTCTTCATtttctttatctttttcttttattttatcatcttCATCTTGTGCTTTatcatcttcatcatcatcttcttcGATTTCTTGTATAATTTCCAgatcttttattttcttctcaATACTAAACGACTTGGCGGTCTCGGAGTccgtagtaaaaaaattattctcaacaaaattaataaacaatggCGTCAAATCACGATTTTTCATCTCGCAATATTCCGGAAACTCGTTCATACAATTCCAGAGtaaacttttataattatcgtaaTCGGGCTTGTCATTTATTATCAACGACTTCGATAACTCATTGAGGATAtcgcatttaaataaatctccGGCACTGCAAATgctagattttttattattattttcttgcaGCTCTCCCACAAAAATCGGCCAGAAGTCCGCGCACTTTTCGTTAGCATAAGTTGCAATGATTTTGCAAACTGGATCCCatagtaaagaaaaattaatgaataaatttccaagcaaaaaatataacgggagctgataatattttttttcaaagtgaaTTAAACTGCGCGATCCAAATGATAGAGCCTGCAAATGAGTCAACCGTTCACGGTAACTTTGGACAGAGACTTCGATACTTTCAGCCATGAACAGAAGTTCCAGGACGTTGTTAAAATCTTCATTACTGTTATTGCAAATATTGAggtctttaaataaataataaaagtgacAAATAGACAGCCGGACATGTCGGTATGGAGACGCGAGTCTTCTTGCCAAGTGCgcgttaaaaaaatcaaatgttTCAACATTTATATACTTGTCTTTATATTTCGTAGAAGAAATGCGGGAGTAAAATAAATCTACTGCATTCAAaatattcgaattatttgaataccgggaaattaaatttttgaaatctacTTTGGACTCTTCGAAGACTTGATGAAGATCATCTTCATTCAGTAAGCGAATAATAGACTCGAGAGTTAATAAAAAAGCGAAAGTTCTTTTTTCCGTTTCATCAGTTGATAAAATGTCCTCATCGACTTccatttcaattaatttcaaaaacatGGAAGCAAAAGTTTGTTTTATTGCTTCAACTAACTGATGGTGTAGTGAAATATTAACATGAGGTAAAATGGTGATGACTTTTAACGAATCTtcgcatataattttatcttcaTCTTCCCATTTTTTCAGCATTTCTACTAAATATGTAACAGTATCATTAGGAAAAGTACGAAGATCTAGATTTATTTTCCTCCATTTGTCGATATTGATCCCATTGAGCATCGGCGGCGCtctttttaaaacaattttagcaaacaaatttaaatctcCATCATTAAAATCTCTTCTTAAAACACTTCGTTGAGTCGCCATGGAAAGAACCTGCGTTTCAAATGACGAATGACTGATAAGTTTTTCGATAATTTCTTtcaaaatagattttttacttatggACAATAGTTTCGAAATCAATTCGTATGAAGTTTCTTGAGATAATTTGATATTATCTGCCAGTAAAATAGACACAGACATTTCAATAAATTCCATAAGTATTAAATCGCTTTTATTTTCGTAAATAGAAATTCCTCTGGTGATCAACGATGACAATGATGCTGGACTTGATAACATTCTCCCGCCTTtatgattcaaaattatacGAATCAATTGCGCTACAGGTATTAAAATTCTACcacttttatcattttcttctGATAAATTTTGGTCGAGTGTTTTGAAAATGACATCCCATAAAACTTGGCTGTGATTCGGACTTatagaattatttatacaCATAAATATTTCCGACAAAACATCAAATGCTAGTTTTGGATCAATTTTATCATCAGTTAAAGTTTTAAAGTAGAGattgatcattttttcagcGCAGGAATGGAACTTTCCTGGGACACCTGAGATGacttcaaataataatttaccgcAACCTTTTACACCATGAGGATTTCGCTCCAAGGCATTGAatagaagatttaaaaatgagttCTGATCTTGACCGGTTATTTTACGAGCGACGAAAGCAAAACTTTCGGcggcaaaattatttatgtatactgGCTTAGTGTCGACTAATAATGGCAGTAAAATCTCGAAGGTTGTGTCGATATTTCTGATGAAATATACccacataaatttaaatagatatGCTAGGCTGGTAAACGCATACTCCAAGACATCTGGATCCTTGGTATTGAGTAAGTCGATGATGAGGGTAAGGAAATCGGGAAAAAATTCGTAGAAATCGCGCTGCAGATCTCTTGCTGCTGCGACGACCATTTCTAAAACTGGCTGGAGAAACGCTACgtctttcatttttaaatatttttttaaagactcCATTACCTGGTGCTTGTGGTGCAGTAACTGAGGAAGTGTCACAATATGTTTTACTTCCTTGCGGAAATTTGTATAGCCTTCTGTTAAATTCAATACGTTCCATTTTACCAACGTCTTGTGGAAGATGGTCACTAATTCTTCTTCGTCGTCAGAACTTTCTTCATTTTTGTGAACTATTCGATGAAAAACATCGATGTCGATCTCCGATATTCGGTCACCGaatcttttgaactaaaaaaaaatatttaaaattataaatttatttgattaaatatttttatcttattcCTGATaagatttcattttttatgagcaagaaaaaattatgatactgaatttgaccgacgtctaataatttttggatttttttaagaactatacacaataaaaaaaaaatatttaaagtaatggcacttacagatttttaaattttctacatgtgcattttttttttgtaattaaatagtagaaaaaaaattcaaaaattattaattgtctgtcaacttcaagatcatgaaaaaattttaaaacgtgACTCAGAAATTTTGATAGTAcagaagttagccgacgtttgataatttttgaatttttttcaaaaatttcacttgtagtatttttaattttctactagtgcacattttcaaattttttttgtaattgaattgatccaaaaaaaaattcgaaaattttttattgtcaacttcaggatcatgaattttcttattaatttttgtaattttacaaaataataaatttaataattgaatttttttttttaattatttagtaattaattttttttttaccagaaCTTTAAAGTCATCAATATTTTGATGGTAATTGAAATATATCCacatataaattacaaatataaattaaaataataattaccttaAATCTATTGGATTCTTTATGACGAAGtggtttatttttcattttagcgatttaaatttttaaaattcattaattttaaaaataaactttaaggTTAAGTACAAaaccttaaatatttaatatatgacttattgtttaaataaaatacacttgatatttttacggtataaaaatatttaaaataatattttatatatatttaaattttatggtttattatttgtaaaaactttatttaatatccacATTGATGAACAAAATGTTTAAGACTGAACACGTGGGTATTTATTTGagttatgttttatttttatgaatcaAAGAGTTCGAGTTTTGCGTTACTCCGAAAGCAAAGCCGAAGATTGTCGAGAATATCCGACAATTTACGAGCGTAGCCGAAGATTAAATTCGAACTGTCAGTgtcgaaaattatttaaatttcaattctgataccaaaaactttttttttctttttttaaataaaacaaaaaaaaattatttaaaaaaaatgtgcactcatagtttttaaaattttctaaatgggcatatttttggatttttttttaattgatttgttgaaaaaaaattcacaaaattgttaattgtctaccaacttcaggatcactATCAATTATGAGCAGGGTACAGAAGTTTGTGCTTAAGGGTCGGCAGTACTAaacgaattttcgaattttacttttctaattacattttggataattacgtcactcgaatgatgaaaaccttccgaaaaagtttgtctttcacattttttcggaagctatAACAATTTCTGTAATAAcatttgattaataaattaaaagaaaagtaaaattcaaaaattcgtttagtacggcccagccttaacaataagaataaaagGAAAGAATTCGCCCAAACTtctctatataaaaattacgatcgCGATTAGCGaacaaattcacgtgatttaaattaaaagatatattcaaatatcgaATGCCGTaaaagaattttgaaattgaggttgtgaaaaaaatatgtcaataaGACAATCAGCAAGATAattagcaagaccaccagcatgACCGCCAGTAAGACAACGAGCAAGACAattgtcttgctgatggtcttgctaatTATCTCGCTGATTATCTTactgacatatttttttcaaagcctTAATTTCGACAGCTTTAATGACACTCGACATTTGAATATATCTTTTAGAAACTTCTTTGAGAAATTTgtacgaatttttttcttttattcttattattgaGCACAAACTTCCGTACCCTGATTAtgagtaaagaaaaaagtattacgatattttaaatgacaacaaaataaattttatttataaattcattattattcagcggtacttttaataataaaccagaattttttctaaacttaatacatgcactgaaaaaaattctctcagGTACAAATTCGATTTCTGCTCTttcattatgatttttaaattaaatatttttattaatgagtgtgaatgtaactgacaagtggaaatttttaaattttggaatgaataaataaaatgtaagaagatcaaaaaattaaagtgcGTCTTTAGATAAACGAAAAATCAGCgcgcgaatttttttaaatttcattatttaaaatttataaattgtctcatgtctgctacactcagactcatttttatttatgatactgaagttaaccgacatctaattgtttttttcgaaacgataaatcataaaaaaaaattgcatctatagttttttaaattttctacacgtgcatatttttagtttttttatttttgtaaatgatttgttgaaaaattcaaaatttataaattgtctgctaacttcaggatcattttcatttctttaaaaattatttttttatttttcttctgttCGCTGCCTAGAAGCCTTCTAAATTTCACTTTTCTAATGAAAACTTACagactccgctgaaaaaataaaattaataagtaattatatttatatttatacacaaTATATCCagagaatattttatatttatataaattgattatttaataatttatatcatacATTGgtatttgtttttgtttaacAGCCACACAGAAGACTAGGTAGTTTTTCTTTATACTTTTACAGGAAAAATATGTGCATCgtttcttattttaaaaatataaagctatataaatgaatatatatatatttataatatatactaaatatatcatttattagaaaaatttctgtTATAGTTTATCATACGAAAAGAAATAAATgtgacaataaatattttattttatttcatgttttaattttcgaatttgatTTTACGAATCCGTTTCGTGGTTTGCtgttatttattctaatgttatgctcataattatttttattattaaatctcCGATGTTCGAATAGAACATCATCAGACTCAGTATCGGATTCAGAGATGGCCATTTTCTGTCGTAAAAATGCTCCGCCGctgtcatcatcatcagcaaGATGCGGTTGAAGTAACGAGTAACgcgttgatttttttttaaacctcgTGCGACTTTTACCGCCACAAATTCTTTGACACAGACAAATAATACTCCAAATAAAACCAATCCAAAATACCACAAGTGACAGCAGGGCTATGATGACATACAAAATACTCCACTCACAATTGGATTCCCCGTTGCCAAAATATTTCTGTAACAAATTCTGCATCCAAAATGCTTCGCACAGACACTGCCGTGACTCCTCATCGCAGACTCCATGACCCGAGCAATTATTTTGACAGATAACAGTATCGATTGACGTCACCGAGAGCTGCAGAAGTCCCGAGTCCTGCTTGAACTTTTCTTTCAATCTGTCGACCACCTCACGGCCAGTCATCGACACTTTTTTGTCCTTACGCTCAACGTAAAATATCAAGCACGCGCGTCCAGTGTGAGGTTCAGGTTTCAAATCTCGTACTACAATAGAGGCCTCGTCTCGCAGCAACATCTGCAATTTAACTACCAGTGAATTTTTCTGTGACTCCGTCAGTAAATGCGCTCCGATATTCAAAGTCAGTTCAACGAGATGCAGTAACTGAGGGTCTGATTTAACGATAACTGATACAGTGTCTTCGCTACTTAGTCCTTGATCATcagaaacttttaatttgaatacatATCTTCCAGGGACAACATCAgttaccatcaaaattggcGAGTGATTGGTGCCGTCAATTAATTTACCAATAGCCAAACTGCTTGGATCTCTTGTCCACAACCACtgggttatttttaaatcatctgTTGACTGAGACCCGTTAATTATCAAAGCGCTCACAGGAGCTACGACAACTTGGTCACCACCTGCGTTGGCTTTTGGTGGTGCGTTTTTATTCTGCGTGACTTCAACCTTGACAGTATCAGAATCTTTGTTGCCATTATCGTCAATTACcgtcaatttaaaaacataaattccTTTGGTTAATTTAGCAGCATCAGTTACTGACTTATTAGCAGCTGAAATTTCAGCTTTATTAGGACCCGATAATTGTTCCCAGTGATAAGATACTATTTTGATATCATCCTTACTACTGTTACCGTCAAGTTTAACTCTAGTTTGCGGCAACGCTACAGTTATGTCTTTACCAGCGTCAGCTTTTGGCGGTTTATTTGTCGGTGGCTTAACGAACACATGAACTTCCGCGGTTGAGTATTGATCCGAGTCATCAGTTACTTTTAAAACAAAAGTATACATTCCTTCCTCCAAATTAGACAGTTGCAAGTACGGTGTCCTGGTATTCTGCATATCAACGGCTTTGTTTTGATCTGACGGGCTTTTGGTCCATTCCCAGCTCGCGATCCCATGGTCATCAGTGCTGAGATTTCCATTCAATGTTATCGTGTTCTGTGGCAAATAAATGATGATATCCTGACCAGCGTTCGCACTCGGAGGATAATCTATCAACTTAAGTACCGTTATATTTGCAGTAGTAAAATTTGTAACGTGATCCGAGTCCTGTACAGTCaatttaaatgtataatttCCAGCGATAAGATTATCCAGCTGCAGTGTTGGAGTATCAACAAGATTTGGCTGATAGCCTATAGGCCCCTGCTGCAGTTCCCAGTGATAGGAAATAACATTATCGTCATCGGTACTCGACGAGCCGTCTAGCACAGCTCCAGTGTTTGGTAACTTGACAATCTGTGAACTTGGAGAAATTATAGCTATCGGTGGTTTGTTTATACGTTTAGGCGGCAGCACACTGACATTAGCATAAGCTTCTCCATAAGCATTCAAACTCGTCACCACCACACGGAATTTATACAATCCCTCAGATAAATTACTTAGTTTTACTGTCGGTAGATTTTGGTCAGTCATAGTTCCCGTGTGTCCTTCCGGTTGGCTCAACAAACTCCAAGCATAATTGTAATGTTCGTTACCTTGCTCAGCTGGGACCGTAAATGCTGATAGAGTCACTTGATTATCAGGTAGACGAACTTCCTTCGAAACCGCTGATACCAcaagttgtttttttaacaccggctTGGTATCCATCTCCATgttaactgaattttttttactagacTTGACATCCGAATCAACCACAAAATCACTTTGTATCTCTTCGCAAACGCCAACGTCACCGGGTTTATCATCATCAGTTGTGTGTTTAACGCAGACTTGATTATCTTGACAGTCATTATTGTCCATACAACTGATACCTGACATCATATTGCTATCGCGATTAGATACTGCGTCAATCAATAGTGGATTTGTTTCATAAATCTGACCAAGTACTTCGTTCCACGTGATGTCATTCTCTACTGGCTTCACCAAGACCATACTCGGCGGGTCCACTAAATTAGCAAACTCTTGGCGATACAAAGGCGCACATTTATCTGATTCTCTGCATTGCACATGATAACACGTTGAATTGAAGACAAGCACGACATTACATGTTGGTGCTGTGCAGCATGATAATGCGCACTGTTTTATTCCTGTTACATGCTGCACCCTCGTGTAATTACCGTAAGTCATGTTACCTCTTGGTGTAAAACTTTTGAATGTATGTGGGTATAAATCCGGGCATATTGTCTGCCATTGCCATTGATTTGTCCAATAGTCTGCTGTATAATCTCCattacaaatattaaataaaataataaaaaataaaaacaattggatattaaatatcattttataatCTGAAACAAATGACAGTACGTTTATTagtgagttatttttttaattaatgttttttataaatataacttatTTCTGTGGGTCTAAACCTCCGCTAATTGTattgatgataaatattttatttattagtccTGTCGTCAGAcgattaattcattttattcatcAGATATTATgacaatgaatttaaaatttcaaaaataacttttatgattttttaacagGTAGGGGAATAAGTTGACTACTATTTTCAAatgatagaataaaattttagtttccaAATTATTGgactaatgaaataaattaatcgtcCGATTAttggacagaaaaaaaattcatgctccgattataaatatttacggccgttaaaaaattataaaagttatttttttaatttttaattcattgcCCAActatagggtagaggtaccgtttttcgccactttagggccagttttggacacttgaaaaattttaataaaatattttgtaaaagacgcaatgacaaaattaatttttaaaatgtattcaAAGATACTTTTAACCCGCTATTAAAatggtaatttcattttacattttttcattaattaaaataaagtatccaatgtccaaaaatggagcagtggccacaaatggtacctctaccctaggacgaataaatatttatcattcatatgaatgtaaatgtagcagacatgagccagtttataaattgaaataatgaaatttttaaaaatacgcgtattgatttttcaattatctaaatacgcatttttttatttttattctaaggTAAAAGACTTAGTACctgatcactccatgtatttgtatatctaggGCGTTCAGAAAAACACTCTGgagatta is a window encoding:
- the LOC130668609 gene encoding small subunit processome component 20 homolog: MKNKPLRHKESNRFKFKRFGDRISEIDIDVFHRIVHKNEESSDDEEELVTIFHKTLVKWNVLNLTEGYTNFRKEVKHIVTLPQLLHHKHQVMESLKKYLKMKDVAFLQPVLEMVVAAARDLQRDFYEFFPDFLTLIIDLLNTKDPDVLEYAFTSLAYLFKFMWVYFIRNIDTTFEILLPLLVDTKPVYINNFAAESFAFVARKITGQDQNSFLNLLFNALERNPHGVKGCGKLLFEVISGVPGKFHSCAEKMINLYFKTLTDDKIDPKLAFDVLSEIFMCINNSISPNHSQVLWDVIFKTLDQNLSEENDKSGRILIPVAQLIRIILNHKGGRMLSSPASLSSLITRGISIYENKSDLILMEFIEMSVSILLADNIKLSQETSYELISKLLSISKKSILKEIIEKLISHSSFETQVLSMATQRSVLRRDFNDGDLNLFAKIVLKRAPPMLNGINIDKWRKINLDLRTFPNDTVTYLVEMLKKWEDEDKIICEDSLKVITILPHVNISLHHQLVEAIKQTFASMFLKLIEMEVDEDILSTDETEKRTFAFLLTLESIIRLLNEDDLHQVFEESKVDFKNLISRYSNNSNILNAVDLFYSRISSTKYKDKYINVETFDFFNAHLARRLASPYRHVRLSICHFYYLFKDLNICNNSNEDFNNVLELLFMAESIEVSVQSYRERLTHLQALSFGSRSLIHFEKKYYQLPLYFLLGNLFINFSLLWDPVCKIIATYANEKCADFWPIFVGELQENNNKKSSICSAGDLFKCDILNELSKSLIINDKPDYDNYKSLLWNCMNEFPEYCEMKNRDLTPLFINFVENNFFTTDSETAKSFSIEKKIKDLEIIQEIEEDDDEDDKAQDEDDKIKEKDKENEDKSVQKIKVIKIGKTSNFKLLLAQLKLFSKMHNPKYLYREQEMYRIYMDLLLSKNMELQKAILDCIFTYKLSELIPYKSHIYGLIDEKNIRNELARFKIIDDEETSETIKPEERKVLMPILMRIIYAKMVTRGTGRAAGAAGGSARRKIIVRFLMGVKEEEMMLFAEMACKPFERYQINFFADNQFTDIRNLTTNISKNLDLSNIIPPKRLRSAINLLSIMIEEFGAKMSKNLLPRLLAILLCALAQIKGILDRSENVLSGFLSIIKELRNTCIGILARFFEHFENYDWSQSELDALFDVAVFPWLEKFPTEGIHSPTVLLKLFSAWCNNSRYYCLLIKHKDEDKNITCLPFIIKLLLGEKTHYSVTNTILEMINYLLTLQDYEKMETDESEKMPCVPLQPKNILQVNPEAVLPEKFLNYGSAILLPHVPDILQFMKRKLLKSKMGVKKIEASILSRISELNLNPETSSALISLLIPILVRRASRGESDIIIEELLTTIINLLKNVHKPEEHTRSLLPLLFHISSLPLRKSLLELFQTIASNSTNTETVSKDILLRNVKLLISLNAMDQRWVEQADFEKRLDAFQQINSFISSDDTEVSKTLTLEFGIALLYNCYYFLKHETDLSLRDTSGRCLNDLGIKLITMYKSNNEDRIYLIEETILSLIRTGIRSNNDTVKLQSISFLGILSMNCSDAHPVFRDLNLLTDKNDPEVDFFENLQHLQLHRRARALLKFCTVSKSITKVPSIKTLTQFIFPLASSYLCNEKFMGKNSIVDAAIETVGTVCRLLPWHQYSVILKYYLDKIHHANEFQRQVIRIIIAILDSFHYDLSKLKDADKNSEDSNEKVIDPPLKEIEKVDTEDSKEENKLENDEAEAEAEELLDSELAKEENKEEIIETVDCVMDKQTMLSQSAARKLVFDINNTLLPQLHRSILSRTQHEMSHKVNRKRNGFEKEDEELMRVPIALALVKLLQKLPGIILNKNLSGIFMKICTFLKSRSDSVRRSTREILEKIMITLGPDYLHYLLKEMNSLLTKGFQIHVLAYTIHAVLKALKPYLQSNHMNDNLQSVLEVCKIDLFGVSSEEKDVKAITKNVSEAKSTKSNDILRILGEHISESCLLDLIQPLNRILFNTRSHKTLMKVVDSLNNVALGLADNTFIKDDQMLIFLYGVVSKTIPGLNSKSHDKNADKNKPDKMQVDKPDCYIIQPQPKSRMGLKAASKTSADANDHVMIEFALKLLHILLKREKISGAMFKIYLDPFVPIIADCLKSQHVKLSTLSLQCLNWILKMDLESIDNHMKDICESLFSILHKYGSAGLGKGDNFDLVTTAFKTMSILVRDIKNFDMTLDQVKVLVLYVEQDLYNNDRQATAFSLLKAIIGRKIMVSEVHKVIEKVADLSVISDSAYIQQQCRAVFYKYLMEYPLGKKLAKHLSFYLEQLSYELQPGRISALEMIYNIINGFPEDILIRQSELIFLKVGVRLVNDEDPTCREFAAKCIKELITRVNHNQRLKLFNTILQWMEDVNLLHRRLAVQLCGIFVSVEKESFEGHLEAVLPLILKQFRADDSENGEEGGRFVLKKTRRNNQVDIKDLERVKDHLVFQTLQLTLKISSSCQVFLKSDKYADKVQTLGEYSQSFLAHPHLWVRLAAIQQIAFILAAIDEEKLNKIIQESQVNVGVKKPKVKDGEEDDDDDNEDDDEEEEEEEEEEMIQDDNRIKGYIYSNPIQTLRSLSLDLIAQLQPGIEFEEFLLQVVKNLIFIARVIKSMPCDNDTDKSKNISIFWLLKRIRKCVNVEVTKTPKSTFLRTAVFKWIGGVVRTIPIEPFLKPMLFQIMSPLVREMLTTEESNAPLRQLSKEVGTMIKKNIGDVEYGLLLGKVQQKLEIKKAERKKNYTQQFVVDPESAAKRKILRQQKKKEAKKRKNIEIRGKKSYGKKRKLQSEADM